From the Selenihalanaerobacter shriftii genome, one window contains:
- the tsoY gene encoding selenoprotein TsoY, whose amino-acid sequence MKSNFKFHPLMFQASLAAGGIALMAFNYLQFAVPHGKGLINLSDISWNGLTGVQSTLYSPLVAIMLLFTITHFVLTFIFLKGLVSWVTSKKEVASFISDPYKNVGIFAIIASLSMSANVFWAPVGFFVPQISANLQDFMLPSLIFFGLLWISLLKLEFKVIKIWLSESVDISKFNFIWLLDVFAFGLVNLTGTGIAAMSGNGQIAGIAAFASLFTLSIGFFLSIVKLVYLIYLQIKKDRLPDKSILPAYFLVIPIICLYGLSFYRLASYLQSYFSIDIKGISFFIINVSYVMAIGWGIFILYLLSDYFKNHFGKSNFAPPQWGMVUGFVGSQVLGIYVHGFYFQSPIISTINYISVIFAVAVYLLILKKFYKANRIEVSKSQTIA is encoded by the coding sequence ATGAAGTCTAATTTCAAGTTTCATCCCTTAATGTTTCAAGCATCCCTGGCTGCTGGAGGAATAGCACTGATGGCATTTAATTACTTGCAATTTGCAGTGCCTCACGGGAAAGGGCTTATAAATTTATCAGATATTTCATGGAATGGACTAACAGGTGTCCAATCTACGTTATATTCTCCCTTGGTTGCAATTATGTTGTTATTCACAATAACACATTTTGTATTAACTTTTATCTTTTTAAAAGGATTAGTATCTTGGGTTACAAGTAAGAAAGAAGTTGCTAGTTTTATTAGTGATCCATATAAAAATGTAGGCATTTTTGCTATAATTGCTTCTTTATCTATGAGTGCAAATGTTTTTTGGGCGCCAGTAGGCTTCTTTGTTCCACAAATATCAGCTAACTTACAAGATTTTATGTTACCGTCCTTAATCTTTTTTGGACTTTTGTGGATTTCTCTTTTAAAGTTAGAATTTAAGGTTATTAAAATATGGTTATCAGAATCTGTAGATATAAGCAAATTTAATTTTATCTGGTTACTTGATGTATTTGCTTTTGGTCTAGTTAATTTAACAGGAACAGGAATAGCAGCTATGTCAGGTAATGGACAAATAGCTGGAATTGCTGCTTTTGCTTCTTTATTTACTTTAAGTATTGGATTTTTCCTATCAATTGTAAAGTTAGTTTACTTAATTTATCTTCAAATCAAAAAAGATAGATTACCTGATAAATCAATATTACCAGCTTATTTCTTAGTTATACCTATAATTTGTCTTTATGGGTTAAGCTTTTATAGATTAGCTAGTTATCTTCAATCATACTTTTCTATTGACATTAAAGGAATATCATTCTTTATAATTAATGTCTCATACGTGATGGCAATTGGTTGGGGTATATTTATTTTATACTTATTAAGTGATTATTTTAAAAATCATTTTGGTAAGAGTAATTTTGCTCCTCCACAATGGGGGATGGTCTGAGGTTTTGTTGGCTCCCAAGTTTTGGGAATTTATGTACATGGATTTTATTTTCAAAGTCCAATAATTTCAACGATTAATTATATTAGTGTGATTTTTGCTGTAGCTGTCTATTTGTTAATCTTAAAGAAATTTTATAAAGCAAATAGAATCGAAGTTTCTAAATCACAGACTATAGCTTAA
- a CDS encoding CGGC domain-containing protein has protein sequence MTIKAGLIRCQQTEDYCPATTCFTNAREGKGGLEETGPVEIIALNTCGGCSGKKAISRAMTMKERGAEIIIFASCILRGTPGYIDYKCPFGKKLKKLVEEKTSLEVIEWTH, from the coding sequence ATGACAATTAAAGCAGGTTTGATCAGATGTCAACAGACCGAGGATTATTGTCCAGCTACTACTTGTTTTACTAATGCTAGGGAAGGAAAAGGCGGACTTGAAGAAACTGGGCCAGTAGAGATTATAGCCTTAAATACTTGCGGAGGCTGCTCAGGGAAAAAAGCGATTAGCAGAGCTATGACGATGAAGGAACGTGGAGCAGAGATAATTATTTTTGCTTCCTGTATTTTGCGAGGAACTCCAGGTTATATCGATTACAAATGTCCGTTTGGCAAGAAACTCAAAAAATTAGTTGAAGAAAAGACTAGCTTAGAAGTTATTGAATGGACTCATTAA